A region of Nostoc sp. 'Peltigera membranacea cyanobiont' N6 DNA encodes the following proteins:
- a CDS encoding NAD-dependent epimerase/dehydratase family protein, translating to MNLKDKTLLITGIDEFVGLRAAELAIAQGMKVRGLQSSTEQNKQLHNLGVEVIIGSITDSTIAQKACQGVDIVLHTDQLAEEAGAIKNFRDVNVGGTVNIAKAAKQAGVKTFVHLSSVMVYGFNYPNGVAESGPLSGENNPYCQTKIEAETAVLELNNSPDFGIIVIRAGDVYGPGSIPWIVRPILMMRQKLFACANDAKGVINHVYIDNLIDGIFLAIEKETSGEIFNITDGQETSWKEYFMRLAAMEGLQAPLSLSKDEIKLFLKLRVQGQKLFRKKVDILPESIDFMTRPYACSIVKAQSLLNYKPAVDLELGMQRTHEWLQKTDIQSLMK from the coding sequence ATGAACCTCAAAGACAAAACCCTGCTAATTACCGGGATTGATGAATTTGTCGGTTTGCGTGCAGCCGAGTTAGCCATAGCGCAAGGGATGAAAGTTCGTGGACTACAAAGTTCTACAGAACAAAACAAACAATTACACAATTTAGGTGTTGAAGTAATTATTGGTAGTATCACCGATTCTACTATTGCTCAAAAAGCTTGTCAGGGAGTAGATATCGTTTTACATACAGATCAACTAGCCGAAGAAGCTGGTGCAATTAAGAATTTTCGTGATGTTAATGTTGGCGGTACTGTCAACATAGCTAAAGCTGCTAAACAGGCTGGTGTAAAAACATTTGTGCATCTATCAAGTGTGATGGTTTACGGTTTCAACTATCCTAATGGTGTTGCAGAATCTGGGCCGCTTTCGGGCGAAAATAATCCCTATTGTCAAACAAAAATAGAAGCTGAAACAGCAGTTTTAGAACTAAATAATTCTCCAGATTTTGGCATCATCGTTATTAGAGCCGGAGATGTTTACGGACCAGGAAGTATACCTTGGATAGTCAGACCGATTTTGATGATGCGTCAAAAATTATTTGCCTGTGCCAATGATGCTAAAGGAGTAATCAATCACGTATATATAGATAACCTGATTGATGGGATCTTTCTAGCGATAGAAAAAGAAACCTCCGGTGAAATATTTAATATCACTGACGGACAAGAAACTTCTTGGAAAGAGTATTTTATGCGTTTAGCAGCAATGGAAGGTTTACAAGCACCCCTTTCATTATCGAAAGATGAAATCAAGTTGTTTCTAAAGCTACGCGTTCAAGGACAAAAACTTTTTCGGAAAAAAGTTGATATCTTACCAGAGTCGATAGATTTTATGACTCGTCCCTATGCTTGTTCTATTGTCAAAGCTCAAAGTCTGTTAAATTATAAACCAGCAGTCGATCTAGAATTAGGAATGCAGCGAACACATGAATGGCTGCAAAAAACAGATATTCAAAGCTTGATGAAATAG
- a CDS encoding ABC exporter membrane fusion protein — protein MAVNKESRLFTKPVGRSQVILAASLTLAAGLIAFYSLVPFWSKPKVVTPAANPPKAVTPAKVAITALGRLEPEGEVTSLTAPASNNGVRVDRLLVKEGDTVKAGQLLAYLENYGRSRTALQQALDQLQVAKAKLAQVKSGGKTGDVDAQKAAIARLEPQYKGDVATQQATIDRIQAEVDNAQAENDRYQQLYKQGAIAASVADTKALQLKTTQQQLTEAQATLKRTQDTYQAQRKQAEAQLTSISEVRGVDVQVAQTEVNSATTSVQQAKADLDLSYIKSPINGKILKIHAKAGEVISTSRGFAEIGKTSQMFAIAEVYQTDVQKVRVGQKATISSTAFTGTIKGTVKEIGWQVDKQNIFSLNPGSDTDRRIVEVKISIDNPADSERVARLTNLQVDVAIHI, from the coding sequence ATGGCGGTAAATAAAGAAAGCCGATTATTCACAAAACCCGTAGGGCGATCGCAAGTAATTTTAGCAGCTTCTCTCACTCTAGCGGCCGGATTAATAGCTTTTTATAGTTTAGTACCGTTTTGGTCTAAACCTAAAGTTGTGACACCAGCAGCGAATCCACCAAAAGCTGTGACTCCTGCGAAAGTTGCTATAACCGCCTTGGGACGTTTGGAACCAGAAGGCGAAGTTACATCTTTGACTGCTCCTGCTTCCAATAATGGGGTGCGAGTAGATAGACTGTTAGTGAAAGAAGGAGATACGGTTAAAGCAGGGCAATTACTGGCTTATCTAGAAAATTATGGTCGTTCTAGAACAGCTTTGCAACAAGCTTTAGACCAACTGCAAGTTGCTAAAGCTAAATTAGCGCAGGTGAAATCTGGAGGTAAAACGGGAGATGTTGATGCTCAAAAGGCTGCGATCGCGCGTTTAGAGCCACAATATAAAGGAGACGTTGCTACCCAACAGGCCACAATCGATCGCATCCAGGCGGAAGTAGACAACGCTCAAGCTGAGAACGATCGCTATCAGCAATTATATAAACAAGGTGCGATCGCAGCTTCTGTAGCAGATACCAAAGCCTTGCAACTCAAGACTACACAACAGCAGCTAACAGAAGCCCAAGCCACCCTCAAGCGGACTCAAGACACATACCAAGCACAACGCAAGCAAGCAGAAGCGCAACTCACCAGTATTAGTGAAGTGCGTGGTGTAGATGTTCAAGTCGCGCAAACCGAAGTCAACAGTGCCACAACTTCTGTTCAACAAGCAAAAGCCGACTTGGATTTAAGCTATATCAAATCTCCCATAAATGGCAAAATTTTAAAAATCCACGCCAAAGCCGGAGAAGTCATCAGCACCAGCAGAGGATTTGCTGAAATCGGTAAAACATCTCAAATGTTTGCGATCGCAGAGGTGTATCAAACCGATGTTCAAAAAGTGCGTGTAGGACAAAAAGCCACAATTAGCAGCACTGCATTTACTGGAACAATAAAAGGAACTGTAAAAGAGATTGGTTGGCAAGTTGACAAGCAAAACATCTTCAGCCTCAACCCCGGTTCAGACACAGATCGCAGAATAGTTGAAGTGAAAATATCCATCGATAATCCCGCAGATAGTGAGCGCGTAGCTCGTTTAACTAATTTACAGGTAGATGTCGCCATTCATATTTAG
- a CDS encoding type I polyketide synthase, with product MSAYSIDTALAELESLINNCEQAVIKSIEGKQMKPEKPVSINRINRQLQHNPIAIVGMASLLPQARNLREYWQNIVNKIDCITDVPSTHWSVEDYYDPNPRTTEDKTYCKRGGFLPEVDFNPMEFGIPPSILEVTDVSQLLSLVVAKEAMEDAGYGEKRDFNREMVGVILGVAMAKQLGMPLSARLEYPIWEKALKSSGLSDEDTKKIVDKIKSAYVKWDENAFPGMLANVVAGRIANRLNFGGMNCVVDAACASSFGALKMAISELVEHRSDMMLTGGVDTDNTIMAYISFSKTPAVSPSENVKPFDAKSDGMMLGEGIGMIVLKRLEDAERDNDKIYAVIKGIGTSSDGRYKSIYAPRKEGQVKALERAYEDAGFSPATVGLMEAHGTGTMAGDPTEFGSLKDYFDLHDEKKQHIALGSVKSQIGHTKAAAGAASLIKTALALHHKVLPPTINITEPNPKLNIKTSSFYLNTETRPWIRPEGEAPRRAGVSSFGFGGTNYHVVLEEYEADQNAAYRLHSDASEVLLFAPTVDQLLSKSEDILGKLRSRSDSAGVSPDALRHYSQLVNECKSQQIPLSAARFGFVAENLEEACKLLQTSIDWLKLKGTAASWEHPQGIYYRASGMELGGKVVSLFSGQGSQYLEMGRELVMNFPLMRRLHGYMDSLLIKDNLQPLSEIVFPHPVFGEAEKNVQIAALQRTEYAQPAIGVLSAGMYSILQQAGFKSDFVAGHSFGELTALWAAGVLSTEDYLFLVKARGQAMAAPEDPDHDAGSMLAVKEDISKVEAVLRHFPQVAIANQNSPTQFVLAGPTAEIARIKEALHEKGYTAVLLPVSAAFHTPLIAFAQKSFAIATKSVKFQSPKIPVYSNVTSKQYPKEAQGIQKILESHLSNSVLFKQEIENIYAAGGTCFVEFGPRRILTNLVKDILGDRPHITVSLNPSAQKNSDRSLREAVVQLRVIGLALNNLDPYQLPQTIPPIETKKTLNVRLNGINYRSEKTKNAFALALQDGHKVTLPAPESSETAAPLFSSPGVTPTLAAIETNGHKKLTPVMNGVTASVITQPEQQMNPVTLSQPVQESKMQPTPEKLTNYEQLLASLEYLLTQFQENQAENLQVHGTYLNHQMEYAKAFFQLMQQQNSLLSESKSTAETAKMKLVVMESLERSMMQFHSQQGETLRIHEQYLQEQLEYTKSFFQLIQQEYSQIISGEGATQLTEKLSNFTPFTTEAPVPATTKIVESQPLPVTEPVAKNRLNVTQEPLPAAVEAVVETPVSPKTQSIASLLPTPHFATVETVEPVVAPPVPVVEEPQAEVVVKISSPPVKEVVAEPAPTTAAPVSGATIDIVDLDKNLLAITSDKTGYPVEMLEMDMDMEADLGIDSIKRVEILGALQEMYPNLPKPNLEELSEKRTIGQVVEYLQSHASKSITVEIAVHEVQPATEIAVEAVPVVEVVVAPEPSVVIAFTPEPETATSDEFANLGETLLAITSDKTGYPVEMLELEMDMEADLGIDSIKRVEILGAMQEMYPNLPKPNIEELGDLRTIGQIVDYLQQLAGGEKKKSEPEFVQQQPPQLEHELEHNIQRHLVKLRSLPQPDYLDFTLPEGHIGLITDDGSLTTYKLTESLIEKGWKIVVISFPQSLIAQQAPLPTGVTRVTLANLSEEHLQQQLQAIASHCGAIGAFIHLHPMFVGNHTGSISYNESEKAIVKHVFLMAKHLKPSLNEAAKHGRSCFCTVAHLDGAFGLEYKVNFGAIGAGLFGLTKTLRWEWPKVFTRAIDLSPRLDAKQSVHNIIAELHDPNLYISEVGYGSQGRVTIIAD from the coding sequence ATGTCTGCTTATTCAATTGATACTGCCTTAGCAGAGTTAGAAAGCCTTATAAACAATTGTGAACAGGCTGTGATTAAGTCTATCGAGGGAAAACAAATGAAGCCAGAGAAACCAGTGTCAATTAACAGAATTAACAGACAATTACAACACAATCCTATCGCCATTGTTGGGATGGCTTCTCTATTACCTCAAGCCAGAAATTTACGGGAATACTGGCAAAATATAGTAAATAAAATTGACTGTATTACTGATGTTCCTTCCACTCACTGGAGCGTCGAAGATTATTACGATCCCAATCCTAGAACGACTGAAGATAAAACCTACTGTAAAAGAGGCGGGTTTCTTCCAGAGGTTGATTTTAACCCGATGGAATTTGGCATACCACCTAGCATTTTGGAAGTCACAGATGTATCGCAACTATTAAGTTTAGTGGTTGCGAAAGAGGCGATGGAAGATGCGGGTTATGGCGAAAAACGTGATTTTAACCGCGAGATGGTTGGGGTAATCTTAGGCGTGGCGATGGCCAAGCAATTAGGAATGCCACTTTCTGCCAGGTTGGAATATCCGATTTGGGAAAAAGCGCTTAAAAGCAGTGGTTTATCTGACGAAGATACCAAAAAAATCGTTGATAAAATCAAAAGCGCTTATGTGAAGTGGGATGAGAACGCTTTCCCCGGAATGTTAGCAAATGTAGTCGCGGGTAGAATTGCCAACCGCCTCAATTTTGGCGGGATGAATTGCGTAGTTGATGCGGCTTGTGCTAGTTCCTTTGGTGCTTTAAAAATGGCAATCAGCGAACTAGTTGAGCATCGTTCTGATATGATGCTGACTGGTGGTGTTGATACCGATAACACCATCATGGCTTACATCTCGTTCAGCAAAACACCGGCGGTTTCTCCTAGTGAAAACGTCAAACCTTTCGATGCTAAATCCGATGGGATGATGTTGGGTGAAGGTATTGGGATGATTGTCCTCAAACGTTTGGAAGATGCTGAACGGGACAACGATAAAATATATGCCGTAATTAAAGGTATTGGTACTTCCAGCGATGGGCGTTATAAGAGTATTTATGCTCCTCGCAAAGAAGGTCAAGTTAAAGCCTTAGAACGCGCTTACGAAGATGCCGGCTTCTCTCCCGCTACTGTTGGTTTGATGGAAGCACATGGTACCGGTACAATGGCTGGAGATCCGACAGAATTCGGTTCTTTAAAAGACTACTTTGATCTACATGATGAGAAAAAGCAGCATATCGCTTTGGGTAGTGTGAAATCACAAATTGGACACACAAAAGCGGCTGCGGGTGCGGCGAGTTTGATTAAAACTGCTTTGGCTTTACATCACAAAGTATTACCACCGACAATTAATATCACTGAGCCAAACCCCAAACTCAACATTAAAACTTCATCCTTTTATTTGAATACCGAAACTAGACCTTGGATTCGTCCAGAAGGAGAAGCGCCAAGACGTGCGGGTGTAAGTTCTTTCGGCTTTGGCGGAACCAACTATCACGTCGTTTTGGAAGAATATGAAGCCGACCAAAACGCCGCTTACCGCTTACACAGTGATGCTAGTGAAGTGCTGTTGTTTGCTCCTACAGTAGACCAATTGTTGAGCAAATCTGAAGACATTTTAGGTAAGTTGCGTTCACGAAGTGACTCCGCAGGAGTATCGCCAGATGCACTCAGACACTACTCACAATTAGTCAATGAGTGCAAATCACAACAAATTCCCCTCTCTGCTGCCAGATTTGGGTTTGTAGCCGAGAATCTGGAAGAAGCTTGCAAGTTGCTGCAAACTAGCATTGACTGGCTGAAACTCAAAGGAACAGCAGCATCTTGGGAACATCCCCAAGGGATTTATTACCGCGCTTCTGGTATGGAGTTGGGCGGAAAAGTTGTCTCCCTATTTTCTGGACAAGGTTCGCAATACTTGGAGATGGGACGCGAACTGGTGATGAATTTTCCTTTGATGCGCCGTCTGCATGGTTATATGGATAGCCTGTTAATCAAAGATAATTTGCAGCCGCTTTCAGAAATAGTTTTCCCTCATCCTGTGTTTGGAGAGGCAGAAAAGAATGTCCAAATTGCTGCCTTACAACGCACAGAATACGCTCAACCAGCCATCGGGGTGTTGAGTGCAGGGATGTACAGCATATTGCAACAAGCTGGGTTCAAGTCAGATTTTGTGGCGGGACATAGCTTTGGTGAACTAACAGCGCTATGGGCTGCGGGGGTTTTGAGTACTGAAGATTACTTGTTCTTAGTGAAAGCTAGGGGTCAAGCAATGGCTGCACCCGAAGATCCGGATCATGATGCGGGTAGTATGCTGGCTGTCAAAGAAGACATCAGCAAAGTGGAAGCAGTGCTGAGACATTTTCCGCAAGTTGCGATCGCTAATCAAAATTCCCCAACTCAGTTTGTCTTGGCTGGGCCTACCGCAGAAATAGCGAGAATCAAAGAGGCTTTACACGAGAAAGGATATACAGCTGTATTGCTACCTGTTTCAGCAGCTTTCCATACACCGCTAATCGCCTTTGCTCAGAAATCATTTGCGATCGCCACCAAGTCTGTCAAATTCCAAAGTCCCAAAATCCCTGTTTACAGCAACGTTACCAGTAAGCAGTATCCCAAAGAAGCCCAAGGTATTCAAAAAATCCTCGAAAGCCACCTTTCCAATTCAGTACTGTTTAAGCAGGAAATTGAAAATATCTATGCAGCCGGTGGTACTTGCTTTGTGGAATTTGGGCCGAGAAGAATTCTCACCAACTTAGTCAAAGATATCCTTGGCGATCGCCCACACATCACTGTATCTCTGAACCCTAGCGCTCAAAAGAATAGCGATCGCTCTTTGCGAGAAGCAGTTGTGCAGTTGCGAGTAATTGGCTTGGCTTTGAATAACCTCGATCCTTACCAACTTCCCCAAACTATCCCCCCAATTGAGACGAAGAAGACATTAAATGTCCGTTTAAACGGCATCAACTACAGATCCGAAAAAACGAAAAATGCCTTCGCTCTAGCTTTGCAGGATGGGCATAAAGTCACATTACCCGCTCCCGAATCTTCTGAAACTGCGGCTCCTTTGTTTAGTAGCCCAGGTGTAACTCCAACTCTCGCAGCGATCGAGACTAACGGACATAAAAAACTTACCCCAGTAATGAACGGTGTGACTGCTAGTGTCATCACCCAGCCAGAGCAACAGATGAATCCTGTTACCCTGTCACAACCAGTCCAGGAATCTAAGATGCAACCAACACCAGAAAAGCTGACAAATTACGAACAACTTTTAGCAAGTTTAGAATATCTCCTGACACAGTTCCAGGAAAATCAAGCCGAGAATTTACAAGTTCACGGTACTTATCTCAACCATCAAATGGAATACGCTAAAGCGTTTTTCCAACTGATGCAACAGCAGAATTCTTTGTTGAGTGAAAGTAAATCAACAGCCGAAACTGCCAAAATGAAGCTAGTTGTCATGGAAAGCTTAGAGCGTAGCATGATGCAGTTTCATTCCCAACAGGGTGAAACTCTACGCATCCATGAACAATATCTTCAAGAGCAACTGGAATATACTAAGAGCTTTTTCCAACTCATCCAGCAAGAGTATTCTCAAATCATCTCAGGTGAGGGAGCAACTCAACTTACAGAGAAACTCAGCAATTTCACTCCGTTCACCACAGAAGCACCAGTACCCGCCACTACCAAGATAGTAGAAAGCCAGCCTTTGCCTGTAACTGAGCCTGTAGCTAAAAATCGCTTAAATGTTACTCAAGAGCCTCTCCCGGCTGCTGTAGAGGCTGTAGTTGAAACTCCTGTATCTCCAAAGACCCAATCAATCGCGTCTCTACTTCCCACACCGCATTTCGCCACTGTCGAGACGGTAGAGCCTGTAGTCGCACCACCTGTCCCAGTAGTAGAAGAACCCCAAGCTGAGGTTGTAGTCAAAATTAGCTCACCCCCAGTCAAGGAAGTTGTTGCAGAACCAGCACCTACAACTGCTGCACCTGTATCTGGCGCAACCATCGATATTGTTGACTTGGATAAAAACCTCTTAGCCATCACCAGCGACAAAACCGGCTACCCGGTAGAGATGCTGGAAATGGACATGGACATGGAGGCTGATTTAGGGATTGACTCTATCAAACGGGTGGAAATCTTAGGGGCGCTACAAGAGATGTACCCCAACCTACCCAAGCCCAATTTAGAAGAACTGTCAGAAAAACGCACCATCGGTCAAGTTGTCGAGTATCTGCAATCCCACGCTTCCAAAAGTATTACTGTAGAAATTGCAGTTCACGAAGTACAACCAGCAACTGAGATTGCAGTAGAGGCTGTACCAGTAGTTGAGGTAGTCGTTGCACCTGAACCAAGCGTAGTTATCGCATTCACCCCAGAACCAGAAACCGCTACAAGTGATGAATTTGCAAACTTAGGTGAAACCCTGTTAGCCATCACCAGCGATAAGACCGGCTACCCAGTCGAGATGCTGGAACTGGAAATGGACATGGAAGCCGACTTAGGGATTGACTCGATTAAACGGGTGGAAATCTTAGGGGCGATGCAAGAGATGTACCCCAACTTACCCAAACCGAATATTGAAGAACTCGGCGATCTCCGCACCATCGGTCAAATAGTCGATTACCTACAGCAGTTGGCTGGAGGTGAAAAAAAAAAGTCTGAACCTGAGTTTGTCCAACAGCAGCCACCCCAATTAGAACATGAACTAGAGCATAATATCCAGCGCCATCTCGTCAAACTCAGAAGTCTACCACAGCCCGATTATTTGGATTTCACGTTACCAGAGGGACACATCGGTTTAATCACCGATGATGGTTCCCTCACCACTTATAAATTAACTGAATCCTTAATCGAGAAAGGCTGGAAAATAGTAGTTATCAGCTTCCCCCAATCGCTCATCGCCCAACAAGCGCCGTTACCCACAGGAGTAACCCGCGTTACCTTAGCAAATTTGAGTGAAGAACATCTTCAACAACAATTGCAAGCGATCGCATCTCACTGCGGAGCGATTGGGGCTTTCATCCATCTACACCCAATGTTTGTAGGAAATCACACCGGAAGTATTTCTTATAACGAATCAGAAAAGGCGATCGTCAAGCACGTATTTTTAATGGCGAAACACCTCAAACCTTCCCTAAACGAAGCCGCAAAGCATGGACGTAGTTGTTTCTGCACAGTCGCTCACCTTGATGGAGCCTTCGGTTTAGAGTACAAAGTCAACTTCGGTGCGATCGGCGCTGGTTTATTTGGATTAACCAAAACTCTGAGATGGGAATGGCCAAAAGTTTTCACCCGTGCGATCGACCTAAGTCCCAGACTTGACGCTAAACAGTCAGTACACAACATCATCGCCGAACTTCACGATCCCAACCTTTATATAAGTGAAGTTGGGTATGGCTCACAAGGACGAGTCACCATTATCGCCGATTAA
- the devC gene encoding ABC transporter permease DevC yields the protein MNFKIPLAWLQLAQQKFRLLIAVAGIGFIVLLMFVQLGFQDALYSSATAVHQNLKGDLFVVSSQYKSLTSNQSFSRTRLYQSLGFDGVESVSPMYLQFAKLKNPATSEKYSIYVIGFDPGRPVMNLPEVEKNLDKLKIPDVVLFDRGSRPEFGPIAEKFDAGDTAQTIEIFPFNSLIGYRVRIGGLFTLGPSFGVDGNLLVSDSTFLRINPNTRPADMIDIGLISLKPGTNAETVLKSLQASLPNDVQVFTRQGFIDFEKKYWAVRTPIGFILNLMLTMAAVVGVVIVYQILYSNIATQFVAYATLKAIGYANRYLLNVVFQQALILAILGYIPGFITSVLLYSFAAEATKLPILMTTNNALIVLTSTVLMCITSGALAINKLRSADPGDIF from the coding sequence ATGAATTTCAAAATTCCTTTAGCATGGCTACAGCTAGCCCAGCAAAAATTTCGTTTACTAATAGCTGTAGCCGGGATTGGTTTTATTGTACTGCTAATGTTTGTGCAACTTGGTTTTCAAGATGCTCTTTATTCCAGTGCAACCGCAGTGCATCAAAATCTCAAGGGAGATTTATTTGTAGTTAGTTCGCAATACAAATCTTTAACCTCAAATCAAAGCTTTTCACGGACTCGTTTGTACCAATCTCTGGGGTTTGATGGCGTTGAGTCAGTTAGCCCTATGTATTTACAATTTGCTAAACTGAAAAATCCGGCAACTAGTGAGAAATATTCAATATATGTTATTGGTTTCGATCCAGGTAGACCTGTGATGAATCTCCCAGAAGTGGAGAAAAATTTAGATAAACTAAAAATTCCTGATGTCGTACTTTTTGACCGAGGTTCTCGCCCAGAGTTTGGCCCAATAGCTGAAAAATTTGATGCTGGAGATACTGCACAGACAATTGAAATATTTCCCTTCAATTCATTAATTGGCTATAGAGTCAGAATTGGCGGCTTATTCACATTAGGGCCTTCCTTTGGGGTAGACGGAAATTTGCTTGTTAGTGACTCAACTTTTTTGAGGATAAATCCCAATACTCGTCCGGCAGATATGATAGATATCGGTTTGATTTCCCTCAAACCTGGTACTAATGCAGAAACAGTACTAAAAAGTTTGCAAGCAAGTTTGCCTAATGATGTCCAAGTCTTTACCCGCCAAGGCTTCATTGATTTTGAAAAAAAATATTGGGCTGTTAGAACCCCCATTGGTTTTATTCTTAACTTGATGCTGACAATGGCTGCGGTTGTTGGTGTGGTTATTGTCTATCAAATTCTCTACAGCAATATTGCTACACAGTTCGTTGCTTACGCCACTTTAAAAGCAATTGGTTATGCCAATAGATATTTGTTGAATGTGGTATTTCAGCAAGCTTTAATCTTGGCAATCTTAGGTTATATACCAGGATTTATTACTTCTGTCTTGTTATATAGTTTTGCAGCAGAAGCGACTAAATTACCAATACTTATGACCACTAATAATGCATTGATAGTCTTAACTTCAACAGTTCTCATGTGTATTACTTCTGGAGCGCTTGCCATCAATAAACTCCGTTCCGCAGATCCGGGAGATATTTTCTAG
- a CDS encoding glycosyltransferase family 2 protein — protein sequence MTTNPPRLSIGLPVYNGEKFIKEAIDSLLAQTFEDFELIISDNASTDKTEEICRAYAEKDKRICYYRNDKNIGCARNFNRVFKLSSGEYFKWAAYDDLHAPDFIKKCVEVLDKDPSIILCHSHTYFIDEEGSFLQNYNIKLKADALKPHKRFNELLTKHLCYQCYGVIRSSALKMIPPMGGYGNADGILLLRLGILGRFYEIPEYLFFARSHPQQSMSMYFPNYMLFANNTKKPSLSMLPDFYAYTVWFDSAKKGQILLPHWRIIWEYLLSIWRSPLSWDDRLRCHLSLYRQLKGTEYLLLKDLLKVLQGLWKGLQAASIKKTQVLH from the coding sequence ATGACTACTAATCCTCCACGTTTAAGTATCGGATTACCTGTATACAATGGTGAAAAATTTATCAAAGAAGCCATAGATTCACTCTTGGCTCAAACCTTTGAAGATTTTGAGCTAATTATTTCAGATAATGCATCTACAGATAAAACTGAAGAAATTTGTAGAGCTTATGCTGAGAAAGACAAACGTATCTGTTACTATCGCAATGACAAGAACATCGGTTGCGCCCGTAACTTTAATCGCGTCTTTAAATTGTCTTCAGGTGAGTATTTTAAGTGGGCAGCTTATGACGATCTACATGCTCCAGATTTTATCAAGAAGTGTGTTGAGGTGCTTGACAAAGACCCTAGCATAATCTTGTGTCACTCCCATACATATTTCATTGATGAAGAGGGGAGTTTTCTCCAAAACTACAATATTAAACTCAAGGCAGATGCACTAAAACCACACAAGCGTTTTAACGAATTGCTGACGAAACATTTATGTTATCAATGTTACGGAGTAATTCGCTCCAGTGCCCTGAAAATGATACCGCCGATGGGTGGTTACGGTAATGCAGATGGAATTCTTTTATTAAGACTTGGTATTCTTGGTAGGTTTTATGAAATCCCTGAATACCTGTTTTTTGCCAGAAGCCATCCGCAACAATCAATGAGTATGTATTTCCCTAATTATATGTTGTTTGCTAACAACACTAAAAAACCATCGTTGAGTATGCTACCTGATTTTTATGCCTATACAGTGTGGTTTGATTCAGCAAAGAAAGGACAAATTTTATTGCCACATTGGAGAATAATTTGGGAGTATTTACTCTCTATATGGCGTAGTCCCCTGAGTTGGGATGACCGGCTGCGTTGTCATCTAAGTCTATATCGGCAGTTAAAAGGGACAGAATATCTTTTGCTGAAAGATTTACTAAAAGTGCTGCAAGGACTTTGGAAAGGTTTGCAAGCAGCATCAATTAAAAAAACTCAAGTTTTACATTGA